A region from the Plasmodium sp. gorilla clade G2 genome assembly, contig: PADLG01_00_25, whole genome shotgun sequence genome encodes:
- a CDS encoding erythrocyte membrane protein 1 (PfEMP1)-like, putative: MEINLKKPQLGPTKLFRVIDIPQNDYSIPTNESSNRYVPYGKYKGKTYIYVEGEEPDDYLRDISSSDITSSESEYEEIDINDIYPYKSPKYKTLIEVVLKPSSKTTYDDTSKYQNDSSNKLTNEEWNELKEDFISQYLQNIPKDLPNENIIDDKIYMDTQPNIVDSSMEEKPFITSIQDRVLYGDSENIYNINWNIPKNISSNTTDYPKYVTSNDKYSGIDLINDSLNNDQHIDIYDELLKRKENELYGTKHTKHTSTNRIAKPISIDPISNQIELFNKWLDRHRDMCNQWNNKEEMLSKLNEEWNNENKEHELGITPSTHDDINRINDENYNIINTNTQINNERNDITSLEHLGSTNIPPNDITRNNNGFRTKNLRTNISMDILMDENNDITNEDDQLENSYNF, encoded by the coding sequence aaaAAACCCCAACTTGGACCTACGAAACTTTTTCGTGTTATTGATATACCACAAAACGATTATAGTATACCTACAAATGAGTCGTCCAATAGATATGTACCATATGGTaaatataaaggaaaaaCGTACATATATGTTGAAGGAGAAGAACCAGATGATTATCTTCGTGATATATCTTCCTCTGATATTACTTCATCAGAAAGTGAATATGAAGAGATTGATATCAAtgatatatatccatataaatcacctaaatataaaactttaATTGAAGTAGTACTAAAACCAAGTAGCAAAACAACATATGATGATACATCTAAGTACCAAAATGATAGTAGTAATAAACTTACAAATGAAGAGTGGAATGAACTAAAAGAGGATTTTATATCgcaatatttacaaaatataccAAAGGATTTACCTAATGAAAATATCATTGATGATAAGATCTATATGGATACACAACCTAACATTGTTGATAGTAGTATGGAGGAAAAACCTTTTATTACATCCATTCAAGATAGAGTTTTATATGGTGATAgcgaaaatatatataatattaattggaATATACCAAAAAATATTAGCTCTAATACTACAGATTATCCAAAATATGTTACATCAAACGACAAATATTCTGGAATTGATCTAATTAATGATTCGTTAAATAATGATCaacatattgatatatatgatgagtTGTTAAAAcgaaaagaaaatgaattatatggAACAAAACATACTAAACATACATCAACAAATAGAATTGCAAAACCAATAAGTATTGATCCTATAAGTAATCAAATAGAATTGTTTAATAAATGGTTAGATAGACATAGAGATATGTGCAACCAATGGAATAATAAAGAGGAAATGTTAAGTAAATTGAATGAAGAATGGAATAACGAAAATAAAGAACATGAATTAGGTATAACACCCTCAACTcatgatgatattaatagaattaatgatgaaaattataatataattaatacaaacacacaaataaataatgaacgTAATGATATAACATCTCTTGAACATCTTGGATCTACAAATATTCCTCCTAATGATATTACAAGAAACAATAATGGATTTCGTACAAAAAATTTACGCACAAATATATCTATGGATATACTTATGGacgaaaataatgatataacaaATGAAGATGATCAGTTGGAAAATTCGTACAATTTTTGA